Proteins found in one Amycolatopsis umgeniensis genomic segment:
- a CDS encoding cation:proton antiporter, with product MIQSVLVGAVVVLAWTMTAARLERWQITAPMAMVTAGLAIGFSTRNDLGNGLNTEIALNAAELILALLLFVDATAVKGGYLGHDAKTAVRLLLIALPLTILIVMGVGLLVLPGLGWTVVLLIACIIAPTDFAPATSVVHDVRVPERVRHLLNVESGYNDGVVAPVFIFALTLAGSHHQASTPGEALQTAIPAALLAVLAGSVIGAVAAVAMNVTGKHGWSTRHSARVAAVALPLLTYTAAVAIGGNGFVAAFICGIAYKTARHPSEDELGLAEDVSSLCGLLMWFVFGSTAVLVLSFGLTWGVVIVSVVALTVARLIPVLLTLLRTDFRWRDRMTIGFLAPRGAASIVFGLLAYNSLDGDAADVALSVMAVTVLASVAAHGVGASAFLNRKSKTS from the coding sequence ATGATCCAGAGCGTGCTCGTCGGCGCGGTCGTCGTGCTGGCTTGGACGATGACGGCGGCGCGGCTGGAGCGGTGGCAGATCACCGCTCCGATGGCGATGGTCACGGCGGGGCTGGCGATCGGGTTCAGCACCCGCAACGATCTCGGCAACGGGCTCAACACCGAGATCGCCCTCAACGCCGCGGAACTGATCCTCGCGCTGCTGCTGTTCGTGGACGCCACCGCGGTCAAGGGCGGCTATCTCGGCCATGACGCCAAGACCGCGGTGCGGCTGCTGCTGATCGCGCTGCCGCTGACGATCCTGATCGTCATGGGGGTCGGCCTGCTGGTGCTGCCGGGTCTCGGGTGGACGGTGGTGCTGCTGATCGCGTGCATCATCGCCCCCACGGATTTCGCGCCCGCGACGTCGGTGGTGCACGACGTCCGCGTGCCCGAGCGCGTGCGGCATCTGCTGAACGTCGAAAGCGGCTACAACGACGGCGTCGTCGCCCCCGTGTTCATCTTCGCGCTCACCCTCGCGGGGAGCCACCACCAGGCGAGCACGCCGGGTGAGGCGCTGCAGACCGCGATCCCGGCGGCGTTGCTGGCCGTCTTGGCGGGCTCCGTGATCGGCGCGGTGGCCGCGGTGGCGATGAACGTGACGGGCAAACACGGCTGGTCGACGCGGCATTCCGCCCGGGTCGCGGCCGTCGCGCTGCCGCTGCTGACCTACACCGCCGCCGTCGCGATCGGCGGCAACGGTTTCGTCGCCGCGTTCATCTGCGGGATCGCCTACAAGACCGCCCGGCACCCGAGCGAAGACGAACTCGGGCTGGCCGAGGACGTCAGTTCGCTGTGCGGGCTGCTGATGTGGTTCGTCTTCGGCAGTACCGCGGTGCTGGTGCTGTCGTTCGGCCTCACCTGGGGCGTGGTGATCGTCAGCGTCGTCGCGCTGACCGTGGCCCGGCTGATCCCGGTGCTGCTCACCCTGCTGCGGACGGATTTCCGGTGGCGGGACCGGATGACCATCGGCTTCCTGGCGCCGCGCGGCGCGGCGTCGATCGTGTTCGGGCTGCTGGCCTACAACTCGCTCGACGGTGACGCGGCGGACGTCGCGTTGAGCGTCATGGCGGTGACGGTGCTGGCGAGCGTCGCGGCGCACGGTGTCGGGGCGTCGGCTTTTCTGAACCGCAAGTCGAAGACCTCCTGA
- the secD gene encoding protein translocase subunit SecD: MPRETARRGMTGRAVVSLVVLAATVYLLLTTAPRLGLDLRGGTQIVLETKDSPTVTASAETTDRTLEVLRRRVDALGVAEPMLARSGDNRIIVELPGVRDPREAVEVIGRTAQLSFHPVLGAPTEGSRVLPDESGQPISLGPAALTGEGVDKALSTIDSQGGGHLVSVDFKGDSGRAWERLTGQAACSPPGDPTRRVAIALDDKVISSPQVSPQVACGVGIVGGSTQITGRFSPAEAKDLALLINAGALPTPVEIIEQRTVGPTLGEAAIDASARAAVIGLALTALFLLAVYRLAGLVAVGALVAYAAVSYGALLAVGATLTLPGLAGFVLAIGMAVDATVLVFERAREEHSVKQGGSLPRSVSRGFSGALSAIVDSNVTTLLAAGLLFWLASGPVRGFGVTLSIGVVVALFISLVLTRLLLHLTMRGVVARKSRLSGLTHEGRVRRWVNRRDPGFLGKPERWLMVTGAVVIAAIAGLFVAGPNLGVEFTGGRVVEYSTSAPADVERVRDAVSDAGFPRAVVQMSGEKDISVRTEPIDEAATERIRTAVAGVAGDATEIRDEQIGPSLGAELRTKAVVALVLAVLAQLIYLAVRFDWRLGLATVAALAQDVLIILGIFAWLGKSMDGVFLAALLTVIGYSVNDSVVVFDRVREVRGLRRKEPFARVVGTAVLQTLPRTINTGIGVLFVLGALLLLGDGSLADFALALLLGLVAGTVSTVATAGPVAILLDRRWPGAGRPAEKASRKRERDDNGAVV, encoded by the coding sequence GTGCCGCGCGAAACCGCGCGGCGAGGCATGACCGGGCGAGCCGTCGTCTCGCTGGTCGTCCTCGCCGCGACCGTGTACCTGTTGCTGACCACCGCCCCGCGCCTGGGGCTCGATCTGCGTGGTGGCACGCAGATCGTGCTGGAGACCAAGGATTCGCCCACCGTCACCGCCAGTGCGGAGACCACCGACCGGACGCTCGAGGTGCTGCGCCGCCGGGTCGACGCGCTGGGTGTCGCCGAGCCCATGCTGGCCCGCTCCGGCGACAACCGGATCATCGTCGAACTGCCCGGCGTGCGGGATCCGCGCGAGGCCGTCGAGGTGATCGGCCGCACGGCGCAACTTTCCTTCCATCCGGTGCTCGGAGCTCCTACCGAGGGAAGCCGTGTCCTTCCCGACGAGAGCGGGCAGCCGATCAGCCTCGGGCCCGCGGCGCTGACCGGCGAAGGTGTCGACAAGGCGCTCTCGACGATCGATTCGCAGGGTGGCGGACACCTCGTTTCCGTTGACTTCAAAGGGGATTCCGGTCGCGCCTGGGAGCGGCTGACCGGACAGGCGGCCTGTTCCCCGCCAGGCGATCCGACCCGCCGGGTGGCGATCGCGCTCGACGACAAGGTGATCTCGTCGCCGCAGGTGAGCCCGCAGGTCGCCTGCGGGGTCGGGATCGTCGGCGGGAGCACGCAGATCACCGGGCGGTTCTCCCCGGCCGAGGCGAAGGACCTGGCGTTGCTGATCAACGCCGGCGCGCTCCCGACGCCGGTCGAGATCATCGAGCAGCGCACCGTCGGCCCCACTCTCGGTGAGGCCGCGATCGACGCCAGTGCCCGCGCGGCCGTCATCGGACTGGCGCTGACCGCGCTGTTCCTGCTCGCGGTGTATCGGCTGGCCGGACTCGTCGCGGTGGGTGCGCTGGTGGCCTACGCGGCCGTGTCGTACGGAGCGTTGCTCGCTGTCGGCGCGACGCTGACCCTGCCCGGTCTCGCGGGCTTCGTCCTGGCAATCGGTATGGCCGTCGATGCCACCGTGCTCGTCTTCGAACGGGCGAGGGAAGAACACTCCGTCAAACAGGGAGGCTCGCTGCCCCGATCGGTCAGCCGGGGATTCAGCGGCGCGTTGTCGGCGATCGTCGATTCGAACGTGACCACCCTGCTCGCCGCGGGGCTGCTGTTCTGGCTGGCGTCCGGCCCGGTGCGCGGGTTCGGGGTGACGCTGTCCATCGGCGTGGTCGTGGCGCTGTTCATCTCGCTCGTGCTCACGCGTTTGCTGCTGCACCTCACGATGCGGGGTGTGGTCGCGCGCAAATCGCGGCTTTCCGGGCTCACGCACGAGGGCCGGGTCCGCCGCTGGGTGAACAGGCGTGATCCGGGGTTCCTCGGCAAGCCCGAACGCTGGCTGATGGTGACGGGCGCCGTCGTCATCGCCGCGATCGCGGGACTGTTCGTGGCGGGGCCGAACCTCGGCGTCGAGTTCACCGGCGGCAGGGTGGTCGAATACAGCACTTCGGCGCCCGCCGACGTCGAGCGGGTGCGGGACGCGGTTTCCGACGCGGGATTCCCCCGCGCCGTCGTCCAGATGTCCGGGGAGAAGGACATCTCGGTGCGGACCGAGCCCATCGACGAGGCCGCCACCGAGCGGATCCGGACCGCGGTGGCCGGGGTCGCGGGTGACGCCACCGAGATCCGCGACGAGCAGATCGGGCCGAGCCTCGGCGCCGAACTGCGGACCAAGGCGGTCGTCGCGCTCGTCCTCGCGGTGCTGGCGCAGCTGATCTATCTCGCGGTGCGCTTCGATTGGCGCCTCGGCCTGGCGACGGTGGCCGCGCTCGCGCAAGACGTCCTGATCATCCTCGGGATCTTCGCCTGGCTGGGCAAGTCCATGGACGGCGTCTTTCTCGCCGCGCTGCTGACGGTGATCGGCTACTCGGTCAACGACTCGGTGGTGGTCTTCGACAGGGTCCGGGAGGTGCGCGGGCTACGCCGCAAGGAGCCGTTCGCCCGCGTCGTCGGCACGGCGGTGCTGCAGACGCTGCCCCGGACGATCAACACCGGGATCGGGGTGTTGTTCGTGCTCGGGGCGCTGCTGCTCCTCGGGGACGGGTCGCTGGCCGACTTCGCCCTCGCGCTGCTGCTCGGCCTCGTCGCGGGCACGGTGTCCACTGTGGCCACCGCGGGTCCCGTCGCCATCCTGCTCGACCGGCGCTGGCCGGGCGCCGGACGTCCGGCCGAAAAGGCGTCGCGGAAACGGGAGCGCGACGACAACGGCGCGGTGGTGTGA
- a CDS encoding TetR/AcrR family transcriptional regulator: MELLRTPPPKERADAARNRAAILDAASSLFAEHGVDAVSMDQVAAAAGVGKGTLFRRFGDKAGLAVALLDAREQALQDGILHGPPPLGPGAPPSERLVAFADAYLDYVLKHLPLVRMSETAAPGARYRIGAYRFWHRHVAILLDGTPDPEHAAHTLLAPLAAEHLTALLPELGESRVRAGITRLAVRLAPGK; the protein is encoded by the coding sequence CTGGAACTCCTGCGCACGCCGCCGCCCAAGGAACGCGCGGACGCCGCCCGCAACCGCGCCGCCATCCTGGACGCGGCCTCGTCGCTTTTCGCCGAGCACGGCGTCGACGCGGTGTCCATGGACCAGGTGGCGGCGGCCGCCGGCGTGGGCAAGGGGACGCTTTTCCGCCGCTTCGGCGACAAGGCCGGGCTGGCCGTCGCGTTGCTGGACGCACGGGAACAGGCGCTCCAGGACGGGATCCTGCACGGGCCGCCGCCGCTGGGCCCGGGTGCTCCGCCGTCGGAGCGGCTGGTGGCTTTCGCCGACGCCTACCTCGACTACGTGCTGAAACATCTGCCGCTGGTGCGGATGTCGGAGACCGCCGCGCCGGGGGCGCGCTACCGGATCGGCGCCTACCGGTTCTGGCACCGGCACGTGGCGATCCTGCTCGACGGCACTCCCGACCCCGAGCACGCCGCGCACACCCTGCTGGCGCCGCTGGCGGCCGAGCACCTGACGGCGTTGCTGCCGGAGCTGGGGGAGAGCCGCGTCCGCGCCGGGATCACGCGACTCGCCGTCCGGCTCGCGCCAGGCAAGTAG
- a CDS encoding rhodanese-like domain-containing protein: MTALITRDDLKAAIDAKAVTVVDALGGEYYAKQHLPGAVPLVLADVDARAAAVLPDRGAAIVTYCSNPACPNSGQVADRLTALGYTDVRKYQEGIEDWAGAGLPLEQG; the protein is encoded by the coding sequence ATGACCGCACTCATCACCCGTGATGACCTGAAGGCCGCGATCGACGCGAAGGCCGTGACGGTCGTCGACGCGCTGGGTGGCGAGTACTACGCCAAGCAGCATCTGCCCGGCGCCGTCCCGCTCGTCCTCGCGGACGTCGACGCGCGGGCGGCCGCCGTACTGCCCGATCGCGGCGCCGCGATCGTCACCTACTGCTCCAACCCCGCGTGCCCCAACAGCGGACAGGTCGCCGACCGGCTCACCGCCCTCGGCTACACCGACGTCCGCAAGTACCAGGAGGGCATCGAAGACTGGGCGGGAGCGGGCCTGCCCCTCGAACAGGGCTGA
- a CDS encoding maleylpyruvate isomerase family mycothiol-dependent enzyme, translating to MTNSGSKAARVWPLIHTERAALAIDLEDLTEERWGTPSLCTELTVREVLAHLTSAASLTPARWLAGVIRCRFDFEKQVAMRLAEHLGADGAETLERFRRVVKSTTKPPLPAIAILGETIVHGEDIRRPLGIRRDHPIAVLTSLAGYYQGADLVVMAKGRIGGLRLEATDGPFAVGSGPLVSGTTLALIMAMTGRSAYLAELDGDGVPLLRQRVPSS from the coding sequence ATGACCAATTCAGGATCGAAGGCGGCCCGGGTCTGGCCGCTGATCCACACCGAGCGGGCGGCGCTGGCGATCGACCTCGAGGACCTCACCGAGGAGCGGTGGGGGACACCGTCGCTGTGCACGGAGCTCACCGTGCGCGAGGTGCTGGCGCATCTCACCTCCGCGGCGAGCCTGACGCCGGCGCGCTGGCTGGCCGGGGTGATCCGCTGCCGGTTCGACTTCGAAAAGCAGGTCGCGATGCGGCTGGCCGAGCATCTGGGGGCGGACGGGGCCGAGACTCTGGAGCGGTTCCGCCGTGTCGTCAAGAGCACGACGAAACCTCCGCTGCCCGCCATCGCGATACTCGGCGAGACGATCGTGCACGGCGAAGACATCCGCCGCCCGCTCGGGATCCGCCGGGACCATCCGATCGCCGTCCTCACGTCGCTGGCCGGCTACTACCAAGGCGCCGATCTGGTGGTGATGGCGAAGGGACGTATCGGCGGGTTGCGGCTGGAAGCGACCGACGGCCCCTTCGCCGTCGGGTCCGGGCCGCTCGTCTCGGGCACGACCCTCGCGCTGATCATGGCCATGACCGGACGTTCGGCCTATCTGGCCGAACTCGACGGCGACGGGGTTCCGCTCCTGCGACAGCGCGTCCCGTCGTCGTAG